The proteins below come from a single Acidobacteriota bacterium genomic window:
- the rnc gene encoding ribonuclease III: MSGSRSRREPANAKRRAGTPGQAASGGLPQEDVLQARLGHFFRDQSLLRMALTHPSAAVEAGLPRRLSYERLEFLGDSVLNFLVADLVFHRFPAEEEGVLTRVRAHWISRRVLAAEAEALGVGAALRMGEGERRDGGAGKERVLASAFEALLGALYLDAGVPAARRAVSAIFSEPIRKRGLAVLEEDAKTRLQETRQAANLPLPVYATSPAEGGGFVATVSLDGLEAGSGKGPTRKAAEQAAARAALQIGGGETGPRG; the protein is encoded by the coding sequence GTGAGCGGGAGCCGATCCCGGCGCGAGCCGGCGAACGCCAAGCGGCGGGCGGGGACACCTGGCCAAGCGGCCTCGGGCGGACTCCCCCAGGAGGATGTCCTTCAAGCCCGCCTGGGCCACTTCTTCCGAGACCAGAGCCTCCTCCGGATGGCCCTGACGCACCCCTCCGCCGCGGTCGAGGCGGGGCTTCCGCGGCGGCTGTCCTACGAGCGGCTCGAATTCCTCGGCGACTCGGTCCTCAACTTCCTCGTGGCGGACCTCGTCTTCCACCGCTTTCCCGCCGAGGAGGAAGGGGTTCTTACGCGGGTTCGGGCCCACTGGATCAGCCGGCGCGTGCTGGCCGCCGAAGCGGAGGCGCTGGGGGTCGGAGCCGCGCTCCGGATGGGGGAGGGGGAGCGAAGGGATGGTGGGGCGGGGAAGGAGCGGGTGCTGGCGAGCGCCTTCGAGGCGCTCCTCGGTGCGCTGTACCTGGACGCGGGCGTACCTGCCGCCCGCCGCGCCGTGTCCGCGATCTTCTCGGAGCCGATCCGGAAGCGTGGGCTGGCCGTTCTGGAGGAGGACGCCAAGACCCGCCTTCAGGAAACCCGTCAGGCGGCCAACCTGCCCCTCCCCGTGTACGCCACCTCGCCCGCGGAGGGAGGAGGATTCGTGGCGACGGTGAGCCTCGACGGATTGGAGGCGGGCTCGGGGAAAGGACCCACCCGGAAGGCGGCGGAGCAGGCCGCCGCGCGGGCCGCGCTCCAGATCGGCGGGGGCGAAACGGGCCCACGAGGATAG
- a CDS encoding cation diffusion facilitator family transporter has product MGRTDGVDQGARLWISVALNVAITAVEVVAGLMAGSLALLADALHNLSDVASLLLAIAARRLGRRPPSPRHTFGYKRAEVLAALVNAGLLVVISVLIAKEALHRLLHPQPVAAGLIFWTALFAFLGNMGGVWLLHRHDRHDLNVRSAFLHLLQDALVSLTVVVAAAFMGTPVGPYLDPVASIAVSLAVLIGAWRIVLESLHIVTEAVPRDLDLESLVDSIEAHFQPAHVHHVHVWEVGPGERMLTAHVAVPERTVPAAEKLFSDMRRYLKEEWSIGHVTLEAECGECPDPDACSGRGCSERENG; this is encoded by the coding sequence ATGGGCCGCACCGATGGCGTGGATCAGGGGGCGCGCCTCTGGATCAGCGTGGCCCTCAACGTCGCCATCACGGCGGTGGAGGTCGTGGCGGGGCTGATGGCCGGAAGCCTGGCTCTGCTCGCGGACGCGCTTCACAACCTTTCGGACGTGGCGTCCCTTCTGCTCGCCATCGCCGCGCGCCGGCTCGGACGGAGGCCCCCCAGCCCCCGCCACACCTTCGGGTACAAGAGGGCCGAGGTCCTGGCGGCCCTGGTCAACGCCGGCCTGCTCGTGGTCATCTCCGTCCTCATCGCCAAGGAAGCCCTCCACCGGCTCCTCCACCCCCAGCCGGTGGCCGCCGGTCTCATCTTCTGGACGGCCCTCTTCGCCTTCCTGGGCAACATGGGCGGGGTCTGGCTCCTTCACCGCCACGACCGGCATGACCTCAACGTTCGAAGCGCCTTCCTCCACCTGCTCCAGGACGCCCTCGTCTCCCTCACCGTGGTGGTCGCGGCGGCTTTCATGGGGACCCCCGTGGGCCCCTATCTGGACCCCGTCGCCTCCATCGCGGTGAGTCTCGCCGTGCTGATCGGAGCGTGGAGAATCGTTCTGGAATCCCTCCACATCGTCACCGAAGCCGTTCCGAGGGACCTCGACCTCGAGTCGCTCGTGGATTCCATCGAGGCGCATTTTCAGCCCGCGCACGTCCACCACGTGCACGTTTGGGAAGTGGGCCCGGGAGAACGCATGCTGACGGCCCACGTGGCCGTTCCGGAGAGGACCGTGCCGGCCGCCGAGAAGCTCTTCTCGGACATGCGCCGCTACCTGAAGGAAGAGTGGTCCATCGGACACGTGACGCTGGAGGCGGAATGCGGGGAGTGCCCCGACCCCGATGCCTGCAGCGGCCGCGGCTGTTCCGAAAGGGAAAACGGGTAG
- a CDS encoding thioredoxin family protein: MRPASGLRIAVAGRGCGACQELLRRTREACAEIGLDAEISEIRDPEAIQAIGVDRLPALLIDGRLVCQGFSPSPSLLRDWLREASGPGSPTPADREA, encoded by the coding sequence GTGAGGCCCGCCTCCGGTCTGCGCATCGCTGTGGCGGGCCGCGGATGCGGCGCCTGCCAGGAACTGCTGAGGCGGACGCGGGAGGCCTGCGCCGAAATCGGTCTCGATGCCGAGATTTCCGAAATCCGCGATCCGGAGGCCATCCAGGCGATCGGGGTGGACCGTCTTCCCGCTCTCCTGATCGACGGCCGCCTGGTCTGTCAGGGCTTTTCCCCTTCCCCTTCTCTGTTGCGGGACTGGCTCCGGGAAGCGTCGGGGCCGGGATCCCCCACGCCCGCGGACCGGGAGGCTTGA
- a CDS encoding YitT family protein, which yields MAGFPKSQWFVFLKDYACLTAGSLLIAAGVDLFLTPNKVVSAGVTGLAMLAHFLWSWPVGAVTFGLNVPLLAAGLRWGGGVRVLFRTVYAVAVMSLGIDLLEPLLPAVTGDPLIYTLFGGLMDGLGVGLVLRGGGTTGGTDILAQLLHRYRRIPFGQVFLWSNTAILLLAIPVVGLVPVLYALLVNYISSRVIDAVQEGIGFARAILVVSDRVEEVRKAILDEVGRGVTLFQGMGGFTRTPREILYVVVSRSQVSHFKRIIAEIDPRAFVVVTEANEVLGEGFRPVAAE from the coding sequence ATGGCGGGGTTTCCGAAGTCCCAGTGGTTCGTTTTCCTCAAGGACTACGCCTGCCTGACGGCCGGAAGCCTCCTCATCGCGGCGGGTGTGGATCTCTTTCTCACCCCCAACAAGGTGGTCTCCGCGGGCGTCACGGGCCTGGCCATGCTGGCCCACTTCCTCTGGTCATGGCCCGTCGGAGCCGTCACCTTCGGCCTGAACGTGCCCCTTCTCGCCGCCGGCTTGCGGTGGGGGGGCGGCGTGCGGGTCCTCTTCCGGACCGTCTACGCGGTGGCCGTCATGTCCCTCGGCATCGACCTTCTGGAGCCCCTTCTCCCCGCCGTCACGGGAGACCCCCTCATCTACACGCTCTTCGGCGGGCTGATGGACGGCCTGGGGGTCGGCCTCGTCTTGAGGGGAGGCGGCACCACGGGCGGGACGGACATCCTCGCCCAGCTCCTCCACCGTTACCGCCGAATCCCCTTCGGCCAGGTCTTCCTGTGGAGCAACACCGCCATCCTCCTCCTGGCGATCCCCGTGGTGGGCCTCGTTCCGGTCCTCTACGCCCTGCTCGTCAACTACATCTCCAGCCGGGTCATTGACGCGGTGCAGGAGGGGATCGGCTTCGCGCGGGCCATCCTCGTGGTTTCGGATCGCGTGGAAGAGGTCCGCAAGGCCATTCTGGACGAGGTGGGACGAGGGGTCACCCTCTTTCAGGGGATGGGGGGCTTCACGCGGACCCCGCGGGAGATCCTGTACGTGGTGGTGTCCCGGTCGCAGGTGAGCCACTTCAAGCGCATCATCGCCGAGATCGACCCAAGGGCTTTCGTGGTCGTGACGGAGGCCAACGAGGTGCTGGGAGAGGGCTTCCGCCCCGTGGCGGCGGAGTGA